One stretch of Bacteroidia bacterium DNA includes these proteins:
- a CDS encoding MarR family transcriptional regulator, producing MQRLDNRTPLGFYFRLLSKKYAGVLTLRLADLEIDRYYFYLLIIYQNDRMTQQELADYLKIDKAFAMKIVNYLSEHGLLERRQNPSDKRKHLLAVTPEGEKLLPLIEKEMHNLNREAMAGLNQDQIAAFYTVLQKMWCNMYNMPEEELELYFKLYK from the coding sequence ATGCAAAGACTTGACAATCGTACTCCCTTAGGATTTTACTTCCGGCTTCTTTCCAAGAAGTATGCAGGCGTCCTCACCCTCCGCCTGGCAGATCTGGAAATTGACCGCTACTATTTCTACCTGCTCATCATTTACCAGAACGATCGGATGACGCAGCAGGAACTGGCCGATTACCTCAAAATTGATAAGGCTTTTGCCATGAAGATCGTGAACTATCTCTCAGAGCACGGATTGCTGGAGCGCAGGCAAAACCCCAGCGATAAACGGAAGCATCTGCTGGCCGTAACACCCGAAGGTGAAAAGCTGCTGCCCCTGATCGAAAAAGAAATGCACAACCTGAACCGCGAGGCAATGGCAGGGTTAAATCAGGATCAAATCGCAGCTTTTTATACCGTTTTGCAAAAAATGTGGTGCAACATGTACAACATGCCGGAAGAAGAACTTGAATTATATTTTAAACTCTACAAATAA